Proteins encoded together in one Camelina sativa cultivar DH55 chromosome 9, Cs, whole genome shotgun sequence window:
- the LOC104711584 gene encoding receptor for activated C kinase 1B-like — protein sequence MSSKHNKGSSRDVNGQAFTKLTKVETIPDPDIYDITYVDISPSEGSSSPLSKSPWSVQVDPSAVDSPYHSAKGTGDTTKEEKTNYSPNILLGSLVREEGHIYSLATSGDLLYTGSDSKNIRVWKNNVEFSSFKSNSGLVKAIVLAGDKIFTGHQDGKIRVWKASSKESNVHRRVGTMPNLRDYIRNSIVPSSYFNFTRRNRSSAALGFRHLDAISCLALSEDKRLLYSGSWDKTFKVWRVSDLRCLESVSAHEDAVNAVVSGFDGLVFTGSADGSVKVWRREDQAKETKHFFSQTLLKQDCAVTAITVDQSATLIYCGSSDGTVNFWERENNMRNGGVLKGHKLAVLCLVAAGNLMFSGSADLGIRVWRRPEGGCGGEHVCLSILTGHAGPVKCLAVERDQESATGERRWIVYSGSLDRSVKMWRVSEKSPPMVNQEFRLPDQLSCGGGPSELSVAPSFSAQGRISPKK from the coding sequence atgtcttcaaaacataataaaggTTCAAGCAGGGATGTAAATGGCCAAGCATTTACAAAACTAACGAAAGTAGAAACCATACCAGATCCAGACATTTACGACATAACCTACGTCGACATCTCTCCCTCCGAAGGCTCCTCATCTCCATTATCCAAATCACCATGGTCCGTACAAGTCGATCCATCCGCCGTAGACTCGCCGTATCATTCGGCCAAAGGTACGGGGGAtaccacaaaagaagaaaaaacaaactacTCTCCAAACATTCTCCTTGGATCTCTTGTTCGCGAAGAAGgtcatatatattcattagCTACATCAGGTGACTTACTCTACACGGGATCTGATTCCAAGAACATTAGGGTTTGGAAAAACAATGTTGAGTTCTCGAGTTTCAAATCGAATAGTGGATTGGTCAAGGCCATTGTACTCGCCGGAGATAAAATATTTACCGGTCATCAAGATGGGAAGATACGTGTGTGGAAAGCTTCGTCTAAAGAATCAAACGTTCACCGTCGTGTGGGTACAATGCCTAACCTACGTGATTACATAAGAAACTCCATCGTTCCTTCTTCTTACTTCAACTTCACGAGACGTAACCGTAGCAGCGCTGCGTTAGGGTTTCGACATTTAGACGCGATCTCGTGTCTCGCGTTAAGCGAAGATAAGAGGCTGTTGTACTCTGGATCTTGGGATAAAACTTTTAAAGTCTGGCGGGTTTCGGATCTGCGGTGTTTGGAATCTGTGAGCGCTCATGAAGACGCGGTGAACGCAGTCGTTTCCGGGTTTGATGGTTTGGTTTTCACCGGTTCAGCTGATGGTTCGGTTAAGGtatggagaagagaagatcaaGCCAAGGAGACGAAACATTTTTTCTCTCAGACGTTGCTTAAACAAGACTGCGCCGTCACGGCGATCACGGTTGATCAGAGCGCGACGTTGATTTACTGCGGTTCGTCTGACGGAACCGTTAATTTTTGGGAACGAGAGAATAATATGAGAAACGGCGGCGTTTTGAAAGGACATAAACTCGCCGTGCTTTGTCTAGTGGCGGCGGGGAACTTGATGTTTAGTGGTTCAGCTGATTTAGGGATACGTGTGTGGAGGAGACCAGAAGGTGGTTGTGGTGGTGAGCATGTTTGTCTTTCGATTTTGACCGGACATGCTGGTCCGGTTAAGTGTTTGGCGGTTGAGAGAGATCAAGAATCGGCTACTGGTGAGAGAAGGTGGATTGTGTATAGTGGGAGTTTAGATAGGTCGGTCAAGATGTGGCGTGTGTCGGAGAAATCACCGCCGATGGTGAATCAGGAGTTTCGGTTGCCTGATCAGTTAAGTTGTGGTGGTGGTCCGTCGGAGTTATCGGTGGCTCCTAGCTTCTCGGCTCAAGGGAGGATTAGCCCCAAAAAGTAG
- the LOC104715514 gene encoding pentatricopeptide repeat-containing protein At3g50420-like, producing the protein MYFKNREAESAQKVFGVITERDVVLWTEMIVGHSRLGNGEYAVQLLIEMYRDKNTTGGFSLSSVLGACSDMALLRQGEVFQSLAIKTGLDSVMSVCGALVDMYGKYGKYQIAESEFSLVSNPDLKCWNSMLGAYSQHGMVEKALSFFEQILVNSFRPDAITYLSLLAACSHRGSTQEEQSPPKNNHAELWRTLLSACVNTKNLQMGLYGDEQILKLEPEDTATHILLSNLYAVNGRWEDVAEMRRKIRGLTSAKNPGLSWIEVNNTQVFSSGDQSHTEVSRAQDELHRLKSSMLYRDHHPMNKIHSL; encoded by the exons ATGTACTTCAAAAACAGGGAAGCTGAATCTGCACAGAAGGTGTTTGGTGTGATCACAGAAAGGGATGTTGTTCTATGGACTGAGATGATCGTAGGGCATTCTAGACTTGGAAATGGTGAATACGCGGTCCAACTCCTCATTGAAATGTACAGAGACAAAAATACAACTGGTGGTTTTTCACTGAGCAGTGTCTTAGGAGCATGTTCAGATATGGCATTGTTAAGACAAGGTGAAGTGTTTCAATCTCTTGCCATAAAGACAGGATTAGATAGTGTTATGTCAGTATGCGGAGCCCTAGTAGACATGTATGGGAAATATGGCAAATACCAAATTGCAGAATCAGAATTCTCTCTTGTCTCAAATCCGGATTTGAAATGTTGGAACTCGATGCTAGGAGCTTATAGTCAGCATGGAATGGTAGAAAAGGCTCTGAGTTTCTTCGAGCAAATACTTGTTAACAGTTTCAGACCAGATGCTATAACATACTTGTCTTTACTAGCAGCCTGCAGCCACAGGGGATCAACGCAGGAAG AACAATCTCCTCCAAAGAACAACCACGCAGAGCTCTGGAGAACTCTGCTGAGCGCCTGTGTTAACACAAAAAACTTGCAGATGGGACTATATGGAGATGAGCAAATACTAAAACTTGAACCAGAAGACACTGCAACACACATTCTGCTATCGAATTTATACGCGGTGAATGGGAGATGGGAAGATGTAGCAGAGATGAGAAGGAAGATTAGAGGATTAACTTCTGCCAAAAATCCAGGGTTGAGCTGGATTGAAGTGAACAACACACAAGTTTTCTCCTCCGGAGACCAGTCTCACACAGAAGTAAGTCGAGCTCAAGATGAATTACATAGGCTAAAGAGTAGTATGTTGTACAGAGATCACCATCCAATGAACAAGATTCATTCCTTATAA
- the LOC104715512 gene encoding putative F-box protein At1g57580 — translation MNPPINLLLGSIPCMIRNRLPRVLGLFINDLSNHTYPRTRILNQNTFLCSGLLLLSVEGVNGVCVANPITKKFRFLNQPKSRCLPCPLPTARRDSLMYIGLAVDQTDRNTQSFKVVCILNGSLHWLRNDGSIFAFNPETEQARLIPTRFPKELSSKTLFAADNKSLTFISATEEVIYVYSLENILTDPKWVLGSRIRNGVLDEKRLIRWNVEAYDGICLVLREETKNDYDNSSARMLHGYDLRTNSWGLMGSIIVWCNAILDFFQFAPSSSYVIGLQE, via the exons aTGAACCCCCCAATAAACTTGCTCTTAGGTTCGATCCCTTGTATGATCCGGAACAGGCTGCCAAGAGTTCTTGGACTGTTTATCAATG ATCTCTCCAATCACACATATCCGAGGACCCGTATTTTAAATCAGAATACTTTTCTCTGCTCTGGCCTTCTTCTACTCTCCGTTGAGGGTGTTAATGGTGTGTGCGTTGCAAATCCTATCACAAAAAAGTTTCGATTCTTGAATCAACCCAAGTCAAGGTGTTTGCCTTGTCCTCTACCAACTGCTCGGCGAGACTCACTGATGTACATTGGGTTAGCGGTTGATCAAACTGATCGAAACACTCAAAGTTTTAAAGTTGTCTGCATA TTGAACGGATCTCTTCACTGGCTACGAAACGATGGAAGCATCTTTGCTTTCAACCCGGAAACAGAGCAAGCAAGACTAATCCCGACCAGATTCCCCAAGGAACTGAGTTCGAAAACCTTGTTCGCTGCTGACAACAAGAGCCTAACTTTTATATCGGCCACAGAGGAAGTGATTTACGTTTATTCCCTCGAGAATATTCTCACTGATCCCAAGTGGGTTCTCGGGAGTCGGATCCGGAACGGAGTGCTGGACGAAAAGAGGCTGATTCGTTGGAACGTGGAAGCTTACGACGGCATATGTTTAGTGTTGAGGGAGGAGACTAAGAATGACTACGACAACTCTAGCGCACGAATGCTTCATGGGTACGACTTGAGAACTAACAGCTGGGGGCTCATGGGTTCGATAATAGTGTGGTGcaatgcaattctagacttttTTCAGTTTGCACCGTCGTCATCTTATGTGATAGGACTTCAGGAGTAA
- the LOC104715513 gene encoding GDSL esterase/lipase At3g50400-like, which yields MHDRSGVQTRISDNERTAAKTNRTHRPIAPTHTNHDHTTPNLSLXTGSVFGNRLGMDIQVDYFTSTRKQFDKLLGEDKAKDYIRKSLFSIVIGSNDFLNNYLVPFVAAQARLTQTPDSFVDDMISHLRNQLKRLYDLDARKFVVGNVAPIGCIPYQKSINQLQDKQCVDLANKLALQYNARLKDLLMVELKDSFKDAHFVHANVYDLFMDLIVNFKNYGFRTASEACCETKGRLAGILPCGPTSSLCTDRSKHVFWDAYHPTEAANLLIADKLLYGDSKFVTPFNVLHLRDL from the exons ATGCAC GACCGGTCCGGAGTCCAGACCCGAATATCCGACAACGAAAGGACTGCTGCAAAAACAAATAGGACACATCGTCCCATAGCACCAACACACACAAACCATGACCACACCACACCAAACCTCTCTCTCTTNACAGGAAGTGTATTT GGGAATCGATTAGGAATGGACATACAAGTTGATTACTTTACCAGTACAAGGAAACAGTTTGATAAGCTTTTAGGTGAAGATAAGGCTAAAGATTACATTAGAAAGTCATTATTCTCCATAGTCATCGGTTCAAATGATTTTCTCAACAACTATCTAGTCCCTTTCGTCGCTGCTCAAGCAAGGCTAACACAAACTCCTGATAGTTTTGTTGATGACATGATTAGTCACCTCCGCAACCAGCTCAAG aGATTATATGATTTGGACGCTCGGAAATTTGTGGTGGGAAATGTGGCTCCAATTGGATGTATACCGTACCAGAAATCGATCAATCAACTGCAAGATAAACAGTGTGTTGATTTGGCAAACAAATTGGCTCTTCAGTACAATGCTCGTCTCAAAGATCTCTTGATGGTGGAATTGAAAGACAGTTTCAAAGACGCACACTTCGTTCATGCCAACGTTTATGATTTATTCATGGACCTCATTGTCAACTTCAAAAACTACG GGTTTAGGACGGCGAGTGAGGCGTGCTGTGAGACGAAAGGGAGATTGGCGGGGATATTGCCATGTGGACCAACATCGAGCCTTTGTACGGACCGGTCAAAGCATGTCTTCTGGGACGCGTACCATCCTACCGAAGCGGCTAATCTTCTCATTGCTGACAAATTGCTTTACGGTGACTCCAAATTCGTTACTCCCTTTAACGTCCTCCACCTTCGTGATCTTTGa
- the LOC104711586 gene encoding dof zinc finger protein DOF3.4-like has protein sequence MPTSDSSDSRRIVMKPHGVTAPNTEQLPCPRCDSNNTKFCYYNNYNFSQPRHFCKGCRRYWTHGGTLRDIPIGGGTRKGAKRSRTCSSSNSASSVSAVNSVVSSANGVRCVTPVLFPPHSSISNGCTHSVDSDAKGSALSLCGSFTSLLNPNAAATATHGSGSVIGLGGFGIGLGSGFDDVSFGLGRAMWPFSTVNDAGTTNVGSNGGHHAVPMPATWQFEGVESNVGGGFVSGEYFAWPDLSITTPGNSLK, from the coding sequence ATGCCGACGTCTGACTCCAGTGACTCACGGCGGATAGTTATGAAGCCTCACGGTGTAACAGCTCCGAACACTGAGCAGCTTCCTTGTCCTCGTTGCGACTCAAACAACACCAAGTTCTGttactacaacaactacaacTTCTCTCAGCCTCGTCACTTCTGCAAAGGCTGTCGTCGTTACTGGACTCACGGTGGTACTCTCCGTGACATTCCCATCGGCGGTGGTACTCGCAAAGGCGCTAAACGCTCCCGCACTTGCTCCTCCTCCAACTCAGCCTCCTCTGTTTCTGCCGTTAACTCTGTCGTCTCTTCCGCTAACGGCGTTCGTTGCGTTACGCCTGTTCTCTTCCCTCCTCACTCGTCTATCTCTAACGGCTGTACTCACAGCGTTGACAGTGACGCAAAGGGGAGTGCTTTGTCTCTCTGCGGTAGTTTCACCTCTCTGTTGAACCCTAACGCTGCTGCGACGGCCACACATGGATCCGGTTCGGTTATTGGACTCGGTGGATTCGGAATCGGACTCGGTTCGGGTTTTGATGACGTCAGCTTTGGGCTTGGAAGAGCGATGTGGCCGTTTTCAACTGTGAATGATGCTGGGACGACGAATGTAGGGAGTAACGGTGGTCATCACGCCGTTCCGATGCCAGCCACGTGGCAGTTCGAGGGTGTAGAGAGCAACGTCGGCGGGGGGTTTGTCTCTGGTGAGTACTTTGCGTGGCCGGATCTCTCCATCACGACACCAGGGAACTCACTCAAATGA
- the LOC104711585 gene encoding GDSL esterase/lipase At3g50400-like yields the protein MTMKKANFFVPFFFFGTIFFRFASAGDKNALAASFVFGDSLVDAGNNNYFQTLSRANSPPNGIDFKPSRGNPTGRFTNGRTIADIVGEKLGQPSYAVPYLAPNASGEAILNGVSYASGAGGILNATGSVFGNRLGMDIQVDYFTSTRKQFDKLLGEDKAKDYIRKSLFSIVIGSNDFLNNYLVPFVAAQARLTQTPDSFVDDMISHLRNQLKRLYDLDARKFVVGNVAPIGCIPYQKSINQLQDKQCVDLANKLALQYNARLKDLLMVELKDSFKDAHFVHANVYDLFMDLIVNFKNYGFRTASEACCETKGRLAGILPCGPTSSLCTDRSKHVFWDAYHPTEAANLLIADKLLYGDSKFVTPFNVLHLRDL from the exons ATGACAATGAAAAAAGCTAATTTCTTCgtcccattcttcttctttggaacGATATTTTTCAGATTTGCTAGCGCAGGAGACAAAAACGCCTTAGCCGCATCATTCGTCTTCGGTGATTCACTTGTAGATGCAGGAAATAATAATTACTTTCAAACGTTGTCTAGAGCCAATAGTCCTCCTAACGGCATCGATTTCAAACCATCTCGTGGAAATCCAACCGGCCGGTTTACCAATGGTCGTACCATAGCTGACATCGTTg GAGAAAAGTTAGGGCAGCCAAGTTATGCAGTACCTTATTTAGCACCAAATGCAAGTGGTGAAGCAATATTAAATGGTGTGAGCTATGCATCAGGTGCTGGTGGAATTCTCAATGCTACAGGAAGTGTATTT GGGAATCGATTAGGAATGGACATACAAGTTGATTACTTTACCAGTACAAGGAAACAGTTTGATAAGCTTTTAGGTGAAGATAAGGCTAAAGATTACATTAGAAAGTCATTATTCTCCATAGTCATCGGTTCAAATGATTTTCTCAACAACTATCTAGTCCCTTTCGTCGCTGCTCAAGCAAGGCTAACACAAACTCCTGATAGTTTTGTTGATGACATGATTAGTCACCTCCGCAACCAGCTCAAG aGATTATATGATTTGGACGCTCGGAAATTTGTGGTGGGAAATGTGGCTCCAATTGGATGTATACCGTACCAGAAATCGATCAATCAACTGCAAGATAAACAGTGTGTTGATTTGGCAAACAAATTGGCTCTTCAGTACAATGCTCGTCTCAAAGATCTCTTGATGGTGGAATTGAAAGACAGTTTCAAAGACGCACACTTCGTTCATGCCAACGTTTATGATTTATTCATGGACCTCATTGTCAACTTCAAAAACTACG GGTTTAGGACGGCGAGTGAGGCGTGCTGTGAGACGAAAGGGAGATTGGCGGGGATATTGCCATGTGGACCAACGTCGAGCCTTTGTACGGACCGGTCAAAGCATGTCTTCTGGGACGCGTACCATCCTACCGAAGCCGCTAATCTTCTCATTGCTGACAAATTGCTTTACGGTGACTCCAAATTCGTTACTCCCTTTAACGTCCTCCACCTTCGTGATCTTTGa